A window of Burkholderia ubonensis contains these coding sequences:
- a CDS encoding aKG-HExxH-type peptide beta-hydroxylase — protein MYFLCGLQANLENIAILANLQNAESSTNLNTKDAYIGFCESVSGPLGVPHYPEEQYTVDGKRCEYMTEMFLVDDGLTDISTTVEPTPLDARIEALAAVMPARRLLRELSPALSELFDLAIHTIYYNRSIHSGGGSISSLPGVIWLANRKPWSVIDLTEVLVHEFTHNLIFLDERTHGHYAQHTALANADNFALSAILKRVRPLDKAFHSLLVAHELLVFRTRIQENATPMAHPPTPVLFQQTMATAVSVQQLIKRKPELVQPRLKSLLDKVFESLYQMKANTSLGLAAA, from the coding sequence ATGTATTTCCTGTGCGGACTTCAAGCGAATCTAGAAAACATCGCAATACTTGCAAATTTGCAAAATGCAGAGTCCTCAACCAATCTGAATACGAAAGACGCTTATATAGGTTTCTGCGAGTCCGTTTCTGGCCCGTTGGGCGTGCCGCACTACCCCGAAGAGCAATACACCGTCGACGGGAAGCGCTGCGAATACATGACGGAGATGTTCCTCGTCGACGATGGACTCACCGACATTAGCACCACTGTTGAGCCTACCCCTCTCGACGCTCGCATTGAAGCTCTCGCTGCGGTGATGCCGGCCAGGCGCCTGTTAAGAGAGTTGAGTCCAGCGCTCTCAGAATTGTTTGATCTAGCAATCCATACGATTTACTACAACCGGTCCATCCACTCCGGAGGGGGCTCAATCTCCTCTCTCCCAGGAGTAATTTGGCTCGCAAACCGCAAGCCTTGGTCCGTCATTGATTTAACTGAAGTCCTTGTACACGAATTTACTCACAATCTAATCTTTCTTGACGAACGCACACATGGCCACTACGCCCAGCACACCGCTCTCGCAAACGCCGACAATTTTGCGTTGTCCGCCATTCTAAAGCGCGTGCGACCGTTAGATAAGGCTTTTCACAGCCTGTTGGTAGCGCACGAGTTACTTGTATTCCGAACGAGAATTCAGGAAAACGCAACGCCCATGGCTCATCCGCCGACCCCTGTATTATTTCAGCAGACGATGGCGACGGCAGTAAGCGTGCAACAGCTCATCAAGAGAAAGCCCGAACTCGTTCAGCCTCGTCTTAAAAGTCTATTAGATAAGGTTTTTGAGTCTCTGTACCAAATGAAAGCAAACACGTCGCTAGGGCTTGCGGCGGCATAG
- a CDS encoding tyrosine-type recombinase/integrase, which produces MRSESVAVSRRVPWNKGKLTGQKPPLKLREIWAIRTRLQMASNVRELAMFNLAIDSKLRACDFTRLRVQDVRHGSHVAARATVMQQKTQRPVQFEITEQTRDSLEAWIEARVLKAADFLFPSRLHSSPHLSTRQYARMVHCWVASIGLDDTAYGTHTMRRTKASLIYRRTNNLRAVQLLLGHTKLESTVRYLGIEVDDALEMAEQTEV; this is translated from the coding sequence ATGAGATCCGAGAGTGTCGCCGTTAGCCGTCGTGTGCCATGGAACAAGGGCAAACTCACCGGGCAGAAACCGCCGCTAAAGCTCCGAGAAATTTGGGCGATCCGGACGAGGCTTCAGATGGCGTCGAACGTCCGTGAGCTCGCGATGTTCAATCTCGCAATCGACAGCAAGCTTCGAGCGTGCGATTTCACGCGATTGCGAGTGCAGGACGTCCGTCACGGAAGCCACGTGGCTGCGAGGGCCACCGTCATGCAGCAGAAGACCCAGCGGCCGGTCCAATTCGAGATCACGGAACAGACCCGTGATAGCCTCGAAGCTTGGATCGAAGCGCGAGTGCTGAAGGCCGCGGATTTTCTGTTTCCGAGCCGGTTGCATTCGTCACCGCATCTGTCGACCCGGCAATACGCCCGAATGGTGCATTGCTGGGTCGCGTCGATTGGACTCGATGATACCGCATACGGTACCCACACTATGCGCCGGACCAAAGCGTCGCTGATCTACCGGCGAACGAACAATCTTCGGGCGGTACAGCTGCTGCTCGGGCATACGAAGCTAGAAAGCACGGTTCGCTATCTCGGCATCGAGGTCGACGATGCCCTTGAGATGGCGGAGCAAACCGAGGTTTGA
- a CDS encoding methyl-accepting chemotaxis protein translates to MNFFGIGRGGRASRALVGDIAEQAGRLGIEICDVSGHVEEVATRVARQAELCHTLRESAAFTLRGNHRIAEAAQQVRDVSANASNAVRQSQQTIEASLADIHGLVEGVTTISDQMGALRDALDHVRAVSEEISVIARQTHLLALNAAIEAARAGESGRSFAVVAAEVKNLSAKTGQATAQIETTLARLAEQTEHLIAEGTGNAARAHRVREGTRTIGEVVHATGNAITELAGEAEQIASLTDEIETQCHRLDEQVGEMASGVKNSSDNFSQAKDRLGNLLTVSETLIELTAATGIESPDTRLIDTARSTAAAIGKLFEEAVGRGDIALDALFDAHYEPIPGTDPQQFMTRFTAFTDRVLPAVQEPVLDLDERIVYCASFDRQCYLPTHNRKFSLPQRADAAWNAANCRNRRIYTDRTARMSVSHTKPFLLQTYRRDMGNGQFALMKDVSAPIVVGGRPWGVLRIGYSV, encoded by the coding sequence GTGAACTTCTTCGGAATCGGCCGCGGGGGCCGCGCGTCGCGCGCACTCGTCGGCGACATCGCCGAGCAGGCCGGCAGGCTCGGCATCGAGATCTGCGACGTATCGGGTCACGTCGAGGAAGTCGCGACCCGTGTCGCTCGGCAGGCGGAGCTCTGCCACACGTTGCGCGAGTCGGCCGCCTTCACGCTTCGCGGCAACCACCGGATCGCCGAGGCCGCACAGCAGGTGCGCGACGTCAGCGCCAATGCGTCGAACGCGGTTCGGCAGTCACAGCAGACGATCGAAGCCTCGCTCGCGGACATTCATGGGCTCGTCGAGGGCGTCACCACGATCAGCGATCAGATGGGCGCCCTACGCGACGCGCTCGACCATGTGCGGGCGGTGTCCGAGGAGATTTCGGTCATCGCACGCCAGACCCACCTGCTCGCGTTGAACGCCGCGATCGAGGCCGCCCGCGCGGGCGAATCGGGTCGCAGCTTCGCGGTCGTCGCGGCGGAGGTCAAGAATCTGTCCGCGAAGACCGGGCAGGCGACCGCCCAGATCGAGACGACCCTTGCGCGGCTCGCCGAGCAGACCGAACACCTGATCGCGGAAGGAACCGGCAACGCCGCGCGCGCGCACCGCGTGCGCGAGGGCACGCGCACGATCGGCGAAGTCGTGCACGCGACCGGCAACGCGATCACCGAGCTCGCCGGCGAGGCCGAACAGATCGCGTCGCTGACGGACGAGATCGAGACGCAGTGCCACCGTCTCGACGAACAGGTGGGCGAGATGGCGTCCGGCGTCAAGAACTCGAGCGACAACTTCTCGCAGGCGAAGGACCGGCTCGGCAATCTGCTCACCGTTTCCGAGACGCTGATCGAGCTCACTGCCGCGACCGGCATCGAATCGCCCGACACGCGCCTGATCGACACCGCGCGGAGCACGGCCGCCGCGATCGGCAAACTCTTCGAGGAGGCGGTCGGCCGCGGCGATATCGCACTCGACGCGCTGTTCGACGCGCACTACGAACCGATTCCCGGCACCGACCCGCAGCAGTTCATGACGCGCTTCACGGCGTTTACCGATCGCGTGCTGCCGGCCGTCCAGGAGCCGGTGCTCGACCTCGACGAACGCATCGTCTATTGCGCCAGCTTCGACCGGCAGTGCTACCTGCCGACCCACAACCGCAAGTTCTCGCTGCCGCAGCGCGCGGATGCCGCATGGAACGCGGCGAACTGCCGGAACCGCCGGATCTATACAGACCGGACGGCGCGCATGTCCGTGTCGCATACCAAGCCGTTCCTGTTGCAGACCTATCGCCGCGACATGGGCAACGGCCAGTTCGCGCTGATGAAGGACGTGTCTGCGCCCATCGTCGTCGGCGGAAGGCCATGGGGTGTCCTGCGGATCGGCTACAGCGTCTGA
- a CDS encoding porin has translation MTCALACCGLFSHAHAQSSVTLYGIIDTGIDFASNVGDQHLWQMASGVSAGSRWGLRGREDLGGGLAAIFDLESGFNSANGGLGSGLAFSRNAYVGLSSERLGTVTLGRQWDPVVDLIEPYSLNSYFGGWYFSHPNDMDNLDNGFAVSNAVKYTSPTIAGFTGEALYSFGGLAGRFSDNAAYSAAVAYTNGPFSAGVGYLRVNDPEQAVQSYQNGSGYTNAVYGNALENARSQNIFAAGASYQIGKVKLMGNFTDVDFQQGDDEQDVKFQNYEIAGTLAATSQLNFGLGYTYTTGRDHATGQEPRYRQLNASAEYELSKRTAIYALAALQTASGGAVAQVAGFDPSSNGRQAVGRVGLRHTF, from the coding sequence ATGACGTGCGCGCTCGCCTGCTGCGGCCTGTTCTCCCATGCACACGCGCAAAGCAGCGTCACGCTGTACGGCATCATCGACACCGGGATCGACTTCGCGTCGAACGTCGGCGATCAGCACCTTTGGCAGATGGCGAGCGGCGTCAGCGCCGGCAGCCGCTGGGGGCTGCGCGGTCGCGAAGACCTGGGTGGCGGGCTCGCCGCGATCTTCGATCTCGAAAGCGGCTTCAATTCCGCGAACGGCGGCCTCGGCAGCGGCCTCGCGTTCTCCCGCAACGCCTACGTCGGGCTGTCGAGCGAGCGCCTGGGCACGGTGACGCTCGGTCGCCAGTGGGATCCGGTCGTCGACCTGATCGAGCCGTATTCGCTGAACAGCTATTTCGGCGGCTGGTATTTCTCCCACCCGAACGACATGGACAACCTCGACAACGGCTTTGCGGTCAGCAACGCCGTGAAATACACGAGCCCGACGATCGCCGGCTTCACCGGCGAGGCACTCTACTCGTTCGGCGGCCTGGCCGGCCGCTTTTCGGACAACGCCGCCTACAGCGCGGCCGTCGCGTATACGAACGGGCCGTTCTCGGCAGGCGTCGGCTATCTGCGCGTCAACGATCCGGAGCAGGCCGTGCAGAGCTACCAGAACGGCAGCGGCTACACGAACGCGGTATACGGCAACGCCCTCGAGAACGCGCGCAGCCAGAACATCTTCGCGGCCGGCGCGTCGTACCAGATCGGCAAGGTCAAGCTGATGGGCAACTTCACCGACGTCGATTTCCAGCAGGGCGACGACGAGCAGGACGTGAAGTTCCAGAACTACGAAATCGCCGGCACGCTCGCCGCCACGAGCCAGCTCAATTTCGGCCTCGGCTATACGTACACGACCGGCCGCGACCACGCGACCGGCCAGGAGCCCCGATACCGGCAACTGAATGCGAGCGCCGAATACGAACTGTCCAAGCGCACGGCCATCTATGCACTCGCGGCGCTGCAGACGGCGTCCGGCGGTGCCGTCGCGCAGGTCGCGGGCTTCGATCCGTCGTCGAACGGCCGTCAGGCGGTCGGCCGGGTCGGGCTGCGTCACACGTTCTGA